A genomic window from Flavobacterium hankyongi includes:
- the tssD gene encoding type VI secretion system tube protein TssD, which yields MSFLAKLELDGETYNVLEFDLHITQEVDHNGKPQTIAQGGNIRLVVESTKSVDFMKWMISSTQTKNGKITFFRRDAMSKMKELKFEKAFCVNFHESFRSNNEVPMQIEILLSAKDIDFSGAVLGKPWSLDL from the coding sequence ATGTCTTTTTTAGCAAAATTGGAATTAGATGGGGAAACCTATAATGTCTTAGAATTTGACCTTCATATCACCCAAGAAGTAGATCATAACGGTAAACCTCAAACCATAGCTCAAGGAGGTAATATTAGATTGGTGGTTGAATCGACCAAGAGTGTTGATTTTATGAAATGGATGATTAGCAGCACCCAAACCAAAAATGGTAAAATAACTTTTTTCAGACGAGATGCGATGTCAAAAATGAAAGAGTTAAAATTTGAGAAAGCTTTTTGTGTGAATTTTCACGAAAGTTTTCGATCAAATAACGAAGTTCCTATGCAGATAGAGATTCTTCTTTCGGCCAAAGATATCGATTTCAGCGGAGCTGTATTAGGTAAACCTTGGTCATTGGATTTATAA
- the tssD gene encoding type VI secretion system tube protein TssD has protein sequence MSFKARLNVGGKEFNVLNINYGLFQETDATGRPSTVTRGGKIEVTIEGTGSTELFEWMTNSFERKDGSVKFFKRDSDATLKELKFTEGYLVKHRENFDSTGVNPLTESFTISARKIEMGTGVYENEWV, from the coding sequence ATGTCATTTAAAGCAAGATTAAACGTTGGCGGTAAAGAGTTCAATGTATTAAACATTAACTATGGTTTATTTCAAGAAACAGACGCAACAGGACGTCCCTCAACAGTAACAAGAGGAGGTAAAATTGAAGTTACAATCGAAGGAACAGGATCTACAGAATTATTCGAGTGGATGACTAATAGCTTTGAGCGTAAAGACGGAAGTGTTAAATTCTTCAAAAGAGACAGCGATGCTACTTTAAAAGAGTTAAAATTCACTGAAGGTTATTTAGTAAAACACAGAGAAAATTTTGATTCAACAGGAGTAAATCCCTTAACAGAATCGTTCACAATTTCAGCAAGAAAGATTGAAATGGGAACAGGAGTTTACGAAAACGAATGGGTATAA